From Helicoverpa armigera isolate CAAS_96S chromosome 19, ASM3070526v1, whole genome shotgun sequence, one genomic window encodes:
- the LOC110380831 gene encoding alpha-N-acetylglucosaminidase isoform X1, producing MWRSTVFTLSLCALAASLNLEHLDPTKLQTVAPPEVQEQAALEVIRGYLQQVTVEIDPSLFVNKKDSFHIKTRGGQLNIKASTGVAAVWGFNYYLKKYCKSQVEWQTKNVRIPDPLPEVNEVVIANDRFRYYQNVCTASYSFVWWNIYDWRAHVEWMALNGINLALAPVAQEAAWSRVYQQIGMTQEEIDKHFTGPAFLSWLRMGNVHGWGGPLPKSWHEKQTEIQNDIIKRMRNLGIIYVLPTFNGHVPVSLPKYYPNSTYYRVDQWNKFDSTYCCDFFLDPFDPLFTAIGKMFLKEITRDVPPSHIYTADPFNEVKVSQFSTSFVQETAKQIYKTISEFDEDAVWLLQNWMFVDTPLFWPLKRVEAFITSVPNGRMLILDLQSEQWPQYDLYQMYFGQPFIWCMLHNFGGTLGMFGNMVTINKNVYEARLQTNSTMIGIGLTPEGINQNYVVYDLMLESAWRQSPVRDLDAWVADYAERRYGCKSAAEAWKYLLKSVYSFNGINRVRGKYVVTRRPSFKLKPWAWYRSYDLFEAFRHLVYIDDDNCSSDGFWYDVVDVTRQALQYRVEQLYVNVVNDRLTNTFIFDASIKRFLDALSDMGSILNENEHFSAYKWFQKARSLGNSSDEADLYELNARNQITLWGPNGEISDYACKQWDDLLKYYYYFRWSTFLSAALKAKQNGEDFNEKATRRVVTSDVEIPFVTTRTNYYLGTTRSLSSTLDMAKSLYRKWALAPDVEDLPIVIIKPDNGSGMNVEEVSPNCETPSVIIVSTTPVN from the coding sequence ATGTGGCGGTCCACTGTATTCACGCTCTCACTATGTGCGCTCGCGGCGTCTCTCAACCTAGAACATTTAGACCCAACGAAACTACAGACCGTAGCACCCCCTGAGGTCCAAGAACAAGCAGCCTTAGAAGTTATCAGAGGATATTTGCAACAAGTAACGGTCGAAATAGATCCGTCTTTATTCGTCAACAAGAAAGACTCGTTCCATATAAAAACGCGCGGAGGACAACTCAACATTAAAGCGAGCACAGGAGTGGCTGCTGTCTGGGGTTTCAACTATTACCTGAAGAAGTACTGCAAGAGCCAGGTGGAATGGCAGACCAAGAACGTCAGGATACCAGACCCGCTGCCCGAGGTCAATGAAGTAGTAATCGCTAATGACAGATTCAGATACTACCAAAATGTTTGTACCGCGTCTTATAGCTTCGTTTGGTGGAACATCTATGACTGGAGGGCGCATGTGGAGTGGATGGCCCTCAATGGCATCAACCTGGCTCTGGCCCCCGTAGCTCAGGAGGCTGCCTGGTCGCGAGTCTACCAACAGATCGGAATGACACAAGAAGAAATAGATAAACACTTCACTGGCCCAGCATTCTTGTCTTGGCTCCGAATGGGCAACGTACACGGCTGGGGAGGCCCCTTGCCAAAGTCCTGGCATGAGAAACAAACGGAAATTCAAAATGACATTATCAAGAGAATGCGCAATCTTGGAATTATTTACGTTTTGCCTACTTTCAACGGTCACGTTCCAGTGTCATTGCCGAAATATTATCCCAATAGCACTTATTATAGAGTAGATCAGTGGAACAAATTCGATAGTACATACTGCTGCGATTTTTTCCTCGATCCATTTGATCCTTTGTTTACGGCCAtaggaaaaatgtttttgaaagaaATCACTAGAGACGTGCCCCCAAGTCACATATACACAGCTGATCCTTTTAACGAAGTCAAAGTGTCACAATTTTCAACGTCATTCGTTCAAGAGACAGCGAAACAAATTTACAAGACTATTTCGGAATTTGATGAAGACGCAGTATGGCTTCTTCAAAATTGGATGTTTGTTGACACTCCTCTTTTTTGGCCTTTAAAGAGAGTGGAAGCTTTTATTACTTCTGTACCAAATGGTAGGATGCTTATACTGGACCTCCAGTCAGAGCAGTGGCCTCAGTATGATCTGTATCAAATGTATTTCGGACAACCTTTCATCTGGTGCATGCTGCACAACTTCGGAGGCACCCTTGGCATGTTTGGCAACATGGTGACTATAAACAAAAACGTTTACGAGGCGAGGTTGCAGACGAATAGCACTATGATCGGCATAGGTCTCACGCCTGAAGGCATCAACCAGAATTATGTGGTTTATGACTTAATGTTGGAGTCCGCCTGGCGACAATCTCCCGTGCGAGACCTTGACGCGTGGGTCGCTGACTATGCGGAGCGACGATATGGTTGCAAATCGGCTGCCGAAGCTTGGAAGTATTTGCTCAAAAGTGTTTACAGTTTTAACGGAATCAACCGAGTGAGGGGCAAGTACGTCGTCACTAGAAGGCCTAGCTTTAAATTAAAACCTTGGGCTTGGTACAGAAGCTACGATTTATTCGAGGCGTTTAGGCACCTAGTCTACATTGACGATGACAATTGTAGCTCTGATGGTTTTTGGTATGATGTTGTCGACGTGACGCGCCAAGCACTTCAATACAGAGTGGAACAACTTTATGTGAACGTCGTCAATGACAGACTCACGAATACTTTCATATTCGACGCGTCCATCAAGCGATTCCTCGATGCGCTTAGCGATATGGGGAGTATACTAAATGAAAATGAACATTTTTCGGCTTATAAATGGTTCCAAAAGGCCAGAAGTTTAGGAAATAGCTCAGATGAAGCTGATTTGTACGAACTAAACGCGCGCAACCAGATTACCTTATGGGGACCAAACGGAGAGATTTCTGACTACGCATGCAAACAGTGGGATGACTTACTAAAATACTACTACTATTTTAGATGGTCAACTTTTCTAAGTGCTGCATTGAAAGCGAAGCAGAATGGtgaagattttaatgaaaaagctACGCGTCGAGTCGTGACGTCTGATGTGGAAATACCATTTGTTACCACCCGGACCAATTATTATCTTGGAACAACTAGATCATTATCTTCTACTCTAGATATGGCCAAAAGTTTGTATAGAAAGTGGGCGCTAGCTCCCGACGTTGAAGACTTGCCGATTGTCATAATCAAGCCGGATAATGGTAGTGGAATGAATGTGGAAGAAGTGAGCCCCAATTGCGAAACTCCAAGTGTTATAATAGTCTCTACCACGCctgttaattaa
- the LOC110380831 gene encoding proteasome subunit alpha type-1 isoform X2, translated as MFRNQYDSDVTVWSPQGRLHQVEYAMEAVKLGSATVGLKNRQFAVLIALKRAVSELSAYQKKIIPIDEHIGISISGLTADARMLSRFMRTECLNHQYAHDAPMPVGRLIGLVGNKMQICTQRYDKRPLGVGLLVAGYDDQGPHIYQTCPSANFFDCRAMAIGARSQSARTYLEKHLSSFMDCDLQELVAHGLRALRDTLPNEVDLNTKNVSIAIVGPKTPLRIADEEELARFLTLVEGEERRGGGASATGDAGAPADRDRDAPGDEPQAAVAMDTE; from the exons ATG TTCAGGAACCAGTATgacagtgacgtcacagtcTGGAGCCCCCAGGGTCGTCTCCACCAAGTGGAATATGCTATGGAAGCCGTAAAACTGGGTTCAGCAACCGTAGGCTTGAAGAACAGACAGTTCGCCGTTCTCATAGCTTTGAAAAGGGCTGTGAGTGAGCTGTCGGCTTATCAGAAGAAAATTATCCCTATTGATGAACATATTGGTATCTCTATCTCTGGATTGACTGCTGATGCTAGAATGTTGAG CCGTTTCATGCGCACCGAGTGTCTGAATCACCAGTATGCTCACGATGCTCCGATGCCGGTCGGCAGACTGATTGGCCTAGTTGGGAATAAGATGCAGATCTGTACGCAGAGGTACGATAAGAGACCCCTCGGCGTTGGACTGTTGGTTGCTGGTTATGAT GACCAAGGACCCCACATTTACCAAACGTGCCCCTCAGCGAACTTCTTCGACTGCCGTGCTATGGCCATCGGTGCTCGTTCCCAATCAGCCAGGACGTACCTTGAGAAGCACCTGTCTAGCTTCATGGACTGTGACCTTCAGGAGTTGGTGGCCCATGGCTTACGTGCTCTGAGAGATACTTTGCCTAACGAAGTGGATCTTAACACTAAG AACGTGTCAATAGCAATCGTTGGGCCGAAGACACCTCTCCGTATAGCTGATGAGGAGGAACTGGCTCGGTTCCTGACCCTCGTGGAAGGTGAGGAGAGGAGGGGCGGCGGCGCCAGCGCCACGGGCGATGCCGGAGCACCCGCAGACCGCGACCGTGACGCGCCGGGGGACGAGCCACAGGCCGCG gTGGCAATGGACACGGAGTAA